In Acidimicrobiales bacterium, the sequence ACGAGGCCAATGCGGCCACCGAGGCCGAGTCCCTGGCTCGATTCGACGAGGCGTTCGACCGGGCCCGAGCTACCCCAATCGCCCCCGACGCTGTCCTCGACCACTGCACGACCGTGGACAGCCAGCGACTAGCTCGTCAACGCGCCCTCCTGCTGGATCCTGAGGGAACTGAGTCGTGAGTGACACCTCCGAACTGACCATGCTCCAGGCTGTCAATGAGGCCCTACACCTCGAGATGGCACGGGACGACCGGGTAGTCGTCCTGGGCCAGGACGTGGCCCGTAACGGCGGGGTGTTCCGGGCTACCGAAGGCCTGTTCGAGAAGTTCGGCGAGGACCGGGTGGTCGACACTCCTCTCTCCGAGGGGGTGATCGTCGGGGCGGCCGTTGGTCTGGCCATGTCCGGCCTCGTTCCGGTGGCTGAGATCCAGTTTCTGGGTTTCTCCTACCAGGCCATGCATCAGGTGGCGGGCCAGGTAGCCCGGCTCCGGTACCGCAGCCAGGGACGCTTCGAGCCGGCCATCACCATCCGCTCGCCGTTCGGCGGTGGCGTCCGGACCCCCGAGCTTCACTCCGACTCCCTGGAGGGTCAGTTGGCCAATATCCCAGGACTGAAGGTCGTGATGCCAGCCACAGCCTCCGACGCCAAAGGCCTGCTGTCCTCGTCGATCCGCGACCCCGACCCGGTGCTGTTCTTGGAACCACTGCGCGGCTATCGGGGGATCAGGGGCGACGTCCCCGACGGTGAGCATCTCGTCCCGCTGGGCGAGGCCCGAATGGCCCGTCGGGGGGACGACCTGGTGATTATCGCTTGGAGCTATCTGGTCGAGATGGCCTGCCGGGTTTCCGACGCTCTGGCCGACGAGGGACTCTCGGTGGCCGTACTGGACCTTCGGTGCCTGGCGCCCCTTGACCTAGCTGCCATCGCGGCAGCCGTGGACCATTGCGGCCGGGTCGTGGTCGTGGAGGAGGCGTCCCAGACCGGCGGCTTTGCCGGCGAGGTGGTGGCCACCATCGTCGAGGAATGCTTCTGGGCGTTGGAGGCGCCGGTGGTCAGGGTGTCCGGCTTCGACGTTCCCTATCCAGTCGGGATGCTGGAGGACGCCTACGTGCCTGACGAGGCCCGAATAACCGCCGCCATTCGCCGCAGTCTTGAAACGGCCTGAGGGACCGTTCCGTGGCCTTCATCTTCCGCCTACCTGATATCGGAGAGGGCCTCGAAGAGGCTGAAATCGTCGAGTGGTTCGTCGCCATCGGAGACGAGGTTCTCCGGGACCAGCCTCTGGTAGAGGTGCTGACCGACAAAGCCAGTTCGGAACTGCCTTCCCCGGTGGCCGGCACTGTGCTCCTGCTTGGGGCTAACGAGGGAACCCGACTACAGGTGGGAGAGGTGCTGATAGAGATCGACGACGGAAGTACTGCTCCGAGAGTGGCCGCCGAACCCACCTCCACCCAGACCGGCACGGCGAAATCCCAGCCCACTGAGCCAATCCCTGAGGTAGCTCCCCGAACAGCCCGCCCCAAAGCGGCTCCAGCCACCCGACGCCTGGCCCTCGACCTCGGCGTGGACCTGACGACGATGATTGGAACGGGGCCGGGCGGTCGGATCACTCTCAACGACATCCACGCCGCGGCACCTTCGCCTACCAGCCCCGCCAG encodes:
- a CDS encoding alpha-ketoacid dehydrogenase subunit beta — protein: MSDTSELTMLQAVNEALHLEMARDDRVVVLGQDVARNGGVFRATEGLFEKFGEDRVVDTPLSEGVIVGAAVGLAMSGLVPVAEIQFLGFSYQAMHQVAGQVARLRYRSQGRFEPAITIRSPFGGGVRTPELHSDSLEGQLANIPGLKVVMPATASDAKGLLSSSIRDPDPVLFLEPLRGYRGIRGDVPDGEHLVPLGEARMARRGDDLVIIAWSYLVEMACRVSDALADEGLSVAVLDLRCLAPLDLAAIAAAVDHCGRVVVVEEASQTGGFAGEVVATIVEECFWALEAPVVRVSGFDVPYPVGMLEDAYVPDEARITAAIRRSLETA